A section of the Pyxidicoccus xibeiensis genome encodes:
- a CDS encoding flavin reductase family protein, which produces MRVPLELRRAYKLLNHGPTTLVASAAQGRTNVMAAAWAMPIDFEPPKVSVVIAEGTLTRELVDASGEFTLCVPTCAQLEQVYAVGSVTGRDEDKWAASGLKALPASRVQAPLVEGCVGWLECRVLPEPDVQRKYDLFIAEVVAAWVEDAVWKDNGWDFSAGDAYRPIHHLAGGVFFATGERMQAHKPEGGKG; this is translated from the coding sequence ATGAGAGTCCCGCTGGAGCTGCGCCGTGCCTACAAGCTGCTCAACCACGGCCCCACCACGCTCGTCGCGAGCGCCGCGCAGGGCCGCACCAACGTCATGGCCGCCGCCTGGGCCATGCCCATCGACTTCGAGCCTCCCAAGGTCTCCGTCGTCATCGCCGAGGGCACCCTCACGCGTGAGCTGGTGGATGCCTCGGGCGAGTTCACCCTCTGCGTCCCCACGTGCGCGCAGCTGGAGCAGGTCTATGCCGTGGGCTCGGTCACCGGCCGCGATGAGGACAAGTGGGCTGCCTCGGGGCTGAAGGCCCTCCCCGCCTCCCGCGTGCAGGCGCCGCTCGTGGAGGGCTGCGTGGGGTGGCTGGAGTGCCGCGTGCTCCCCGAGCCAGACGTCCAGCGCAAGTACGACCTGTTCATCGCCGAGGTCGTCGCCGCCTGGGTCGAGGACGCGGTGTGGAAGGACAATGGATGGGACTTCAGCGCTGGAGATGCCTACCGCCCCATCCACCATCTGGCCGGCGGCGTATTCTTTGCCACGGGTGAGCGGATGCAGGCGCACAAGCCCGAGGGTGGGAAGGGGTAG